A single Rattus norvegicus strain BN/NHsdMcwi chromosome 5, GRCr8, whole genome shotgun sequence DNA region contains:
- the Rps18l5 gene encoding small ribosomal subunit protein uS13-like → MSLVIPEKFQHILRVLNTNIDGRRKIAFAITAIKGVGRRYAHVVLRKADIDLTKRAGELTEDEVERVITIMQNPRQYKIPDWFLNRQKDVKDRKYSQVLANGLDNKLREDLERLKKIRAHRGLRHFWGLRVRGQHTKTTGRRGRTVGVSKKK, encoded by the coding sequence ATGTCCCTAGTGATCCCCGAGAAGTTTCAGCACATCCTGCGAGTACTCAACACCAACATCGATGGGCGGCGGAAAATAGCCTTCGCTATCACTGCCATTAAGGGTGTGGGGCGGAGATACGCTCATGTGGTGTTGAGGAAAGCAGACATTGACCTCACCAAGAGGGCTGGGGAGCTCACGGAGGACGAGGTGGAGCGTGTGATCACCATCATGCAGAACCCACGACAATACAAGATCCCTGACTGGTTCTTGAACAGACAGAAGGACGTAAAGGATAGGAAGTATAGCCAGGTTCTGGCCAACGGTCTAGACAACAAGCTGCGTGAGGACCTGGAGCGGCTGAAGAAAATCCGAGCCCATAGAGGGCTGCGCCACTTTTGGGGCCTTCGTGTCCGGGGTCAGCACACCAAGACCACTGGCCGCAGGGGCCGTACTGTGGGTGTGTCCAAGAAGAAATGA